In Arthrobacter ramosus, one DNA window encodes the following:
- a CDS encoding LCP family protein, which translates to MRRRAARVQEPGTVGAPGAARHGEAPGTPRHMNAPKGLPLWLKVTAVTVSVLLVAGIAFAAYWVIRLQSNISKAPLSAGAPRTGAAANDATDRLQILILGSDTRDGKNSQYGSTQDSTGYGQSDVMMLLDISADNKRVSLTSFPRDLLVNVPKCTDPKTNTVYEAHSNVMINSAMAEAGIGCAVDTVNKLTGLQIDHFMMADFNAVKELSNAVGGVNVCVSDAVYDPDSGLRLPKGTSSVQGEQALAFLRTRHGFGDGSDLGRIQAQQGFLSSLTRKIKSDGTLGNPQSLLSIADAVTKNLTVDEGLASVQSLLTIGSRLKDVDLSKVAFVSVPTQPAAVDPNRLELVQPQASQLFAAMRANLDLTTPGATATPSASPSPAASGTPSSSTAPAPSAPAVPAYDKALQPVTVADGTGIASRGQEIAADLVGGGFTKAAHFLAAAVPKTVVYYGAGYADVAPDVANLLGIPASQVELSKGVVGVQVYIGSDFNSGTKYGVASVPSDVVKQTAGDVKCQAVNPALIAR; encoded by the coding sequence GTGCGACGTCGCGCTGCACGCGTTCAGGAGCCCGGCACCGTTGGTGCGCCCGGCGCTGCACGCCACGGGGAAGCTCCCGGCACTCCCCGCCACATGAATGCTCCGAAGGGTCTGCCGCTCTGGCTCAAGGTCACTGCCGTGACTGTGTCAGTGCTGTTGGTCGCCGGTATCGCTTTCGCCGCCTACTGGGTCATCCGCTTGCAGTCGAACATCAGCAAAGCACCATTGTCGGCAGGCGCTCCCAGGACCGGGGCCGCCGCAAACGACGCCACGGACCGCTTGCAGATCCTCATCCTCGGGTCCGACACGAGGGACGGGAAGAACTCGCAATACGGTTCAACGCAGGACTCCACTGGTTATGGCCAGTCGGATGTCATGATGCTGCTGGACATTTCGGCGGACAACAAGAGGGTGAGCCTCACGAGCTTTCCGCGCGACCTCCTCGTGAATGTTCCGAAGTGCACCGATCCCAAAACCAATACCGTCTATGAAGCCCATTCCAACGTCATGATCAACTCGGCCATGGCAGAAGCCGGGATCGGTTGCGCCGTGGACACAGTGAACAAGCTCACGGGACTGCAAATCGATCACTTCATGATGGCCGACTTCAACGCCGTCAAGGAGCTGTCCAACGCCGTCGGCGGAGTCAACGTGTGCGTGAGCGACGCCGTCTACGACCCCGATTCCGGGCTCCGGCTTCCCAAGGGAACATCGAGTGTCCAGGGGGAACAGGCCCTGGCCTTCCTCCGGACCCGCCACGGTTTTGGCGACGGAAGTGACCTGGGCCGCATCCAGGCGCAGCAGGGCTTCCTCTCTTCGCTGACCCGGAAGATCAAGTCCGACGGCACGCTGGGCAATCCGCAGAGCCTGCTGTCCATCGCGGATGCCGTGACAAAGAACCTGACCGTGGATGAAGGCCTGGCGTCCGTCCAGTCGCTCCTGACCATCGGGAGCCGCCTCAAGGACGTTGACTTGTCCAAGGTCGCGTTTGTCTCGGTTCCCACCCAGCCCGCCGCCGTCGATCCGAACAGGCTCGAATTGGTTCAACCGCAGGCCTCCCAGCTGTTCGCCGCCATGCGCGCGAACCTTGACCTGACCACCCCGGGGGCTACCGCCACTCCATCGGCCAGTCCCTCGCCCGCGGCGTCGGGCACCCCGTCCAGCAGCACGGCGCCGGCGCCGAGCGCTCCAGCTGTTCCCGCCTATGACAAGGCCCTTCAGCCAGTGACCGTTGCCGACGGAACAGGCATCGCCTCCCGCGGCCAGGAGATCGCCGCCGACCTGGTTGGCGGCGGATTCACGAAAGCCGCACACTTCCTTGCTGCCGCCGTGCCCAAGACCGTTGTCTATTATGGGGCCGGCTATGCCGACGTCGCGCCGGATGTCGCGAATCTTCTGGGGATCCCGGCCTCGCAAGTCGAACTATCCAAGGGTGTGGTCGGAGTCCAGGTCTATATCGGCAGCGACTTCAATTCCGGGACCAAGTACGGAGTTGCCTCCGTTCCGTCCGACGTCGTCAAGCAGACCGCAGGCGACGTGAAATGCCAGGCTGTCAACCCGGCACTCATCGCGAGGTAG
- the era gene encoding GTPase Era, which translates to MSKHNKKFDADQDFGGFHAGFSVLVGRPNAGKSTLTNALVGQKVAITSAKPQTTRHTIRGIVHREDAQLILVDTPGLHRPRTLLGKRLNDLVADTLSEVDAIGFCLPANEKIGPGDKYIAAQLAAVGRKPIIALVTKTDLVDRQALTEQLLAVAALGREVLGEQGWADIVPVSATDGFQVSTVADVLIGHMPPSPPLYPDGELTDEPEAIMVAELIREAALEGVRDELPHSLAVVVEEILPREGRSEDNPLLDVRVNLYVERPSQKAIIIGKAGSRLREVGTNARKGIEALLGTKIYLDLHVKVAKDWQRDPKQLVKLGF; encoded by the coding sequence GTGAGCAAGCACAATAAGAAGTTCGACGCCGATCAGGACTTCGGCGGCTTCCACGCAGGTTTCTCGGTTCTTGTGGGCCGTCCCAACGCCGGCAAGTCCACCCTCACCAACGCTTTGGTTGGCCAGAAAGTGGCCATCACCTCGGCAAAACCGCAGACCACGAGGCACACGATCCGCGGCATTGTCCATCGGGAGGACGCCCAACTCATCCTTGTGGACACTCCGGGCCTGCACCGCCCGCGCACCCTTCTTGGCAAGAGGCTCAACGATCTCGTCGCGGACACCCTCTCCGAAGTGGACGCCATTGGTTTCTGCCTGCCCGCCAACGAGAAAATCGGACCGGGCGACAAGTACATTGCTGCCCAGCTCGCCGCCGTCGGACGCAAGCCGATCATCGCACTTGTCACCAAGACCGACCTGGTGGACCGCCAGGCCTTGACCGAGCAACTCCTGGCTGTGGCCGCGTTGGGCCGCGAAGTCCTCGGCGAACAGGGCTGGGCAGATATCGTTCCGGTTTCCGCGACCGACGGCTTCCAGGTCAGTACGGTTGCCGACGTCCTCATCGGCCACATGCCTCCTTCTCCGCCTCTCTACCCGGACGGTGAACTCACTGATGAACCGGAGGCCATCATGGTCGCCGAACTTATCCGGGAAGCAGCCCTGGAGGGCGTCCGCGACGAGCTTCCGCACTCCCTGGCCGTGGTGGTGGAGGAAATCCTGCCCCGCGAAGGCCGCTCCGAAGACAACCCGCTCCTCGACGTGCGGGTCAATTTGTACGTTGAACGCCCGTCCCAGAAGGCCATCATCATAGGCAAGGCCGGAAGCCGGCTCCGCGAGGTCGGAACGAACGCCCGCAAGGGCATCGAGGCCCTTTTGGGAACCAAAATCTACCTCGACTTGCACGTGAAAGTGGCCAAGGACTGGCAGCGCGACCCGAAGCAACTCGTGAAGCTGGGATTCTAA
- a CDS encoding hemolysin family protein produces the protein MTSLILVGMALVFLSFVALLTAAEAAFTFLPRHDAEQAIVRSRGNSLRSILAQPVAHIRALRFWRVWFEMAAAVAVAVVMHSLLENVWLAGLAATGIMAVIGFVLVGVSPRQLGRAHSGGVVLYSAPLIRFLCWILGPIPGWLVRIGSVVAPGAPSGDEAFFSEEEFRELVDRATESDMIEDSEAELIQSVFDFGDTLVRSVMVPRTDIVSIESGSSLEQAMALFLRSGYSRIPVIGENADQIRGILYLKDVAAALHRPDQPSVRQDVDAIAREARFVPESKPVSDLLNELQQESTHVAVVIDEYGGTAGLVTLEDLIEEIVGEIVDEYDSNDAEVTDLGDGTYRVSSRMSIDDLGELFDIDLDDDEVDTVGGLLAKTLGKVPIVGSAVEVDGISLKADRLEGRRNRVSHIIAAAIPKEDTDLEDLLDEADTTQQGVPREQAQ, from the coding sequence GTGACCTCGCTCATCCTGGTCGGGATGGCGTTGGTGTTCCTCAGTTTCGTCGCCCTGCTGACCGCGGCTGAGGCTGCCTTCACCTTCCTGCCGCGGCACGACGCGGAGCAAGCCATCGTCAGGAGCCGGGGAAATTCGCTTCGCAGCATCCTCGCCCAGCCTGTTGCGCACATTCGGGCGCTGCGATTCTGGCGGGTCTGGTTCGAGATGGCGGCAGCAGTTGCTGTCGCGGTCGTCATGCATAGCCTCCTCGAGAACGTCTGGCTTGCCGGTTTGGCGGCGACGGGCATCATGGCCGTCATTGGTTTCGTTTTGGTGGGCGTCTCGCCCCGCCAACTCGGACGCGCCCACTCAGGCGGCGTGGTTCTCTACTCGGCCCCGCTCATCAGGTTCCTGTGCTGGATCCTGGGTCCCATTCCGGGCTGGCTCGTGAGGATCGGCAGCGTGGTGGCACCCGGCGCGCCCAGCGGCGATGAAGCATTCTTCAGCGAGGAAGAATTCCGTGAACTCGTCGACAGGGCCACGGAATCGGACATGATCGAGGACAGCGAGGCCGAACTCATCCAGTCGGTCTTCGACTTCGGCGACACCCTGGTGCGCTCGGTGATGGTTCCTCGAACGGACATTGTGAGCATCGAGTCCGGATCCAGCCTGGAGCAGGCCATGGCGCTGTTCCTGCGCTCCGGGTACTCAAGGATCCCCGTTATCGGCGAGAACGCGGATCAAATCCGCGGCATTCTCTATTTGAAGGACGTTGCTGCCGCATTGCACCGCCCGGATCAACCATCAGTGCGCCAGGACGTTGATGCCATAGCCCGCGAGGCACGTTTCGTTCCCGAATCAAAGCCTGTCAGCGACCTCCTGAATGAGCTACAGCAAGAGTCCACGCACGTGGCGGTAGTCATTGACGAATACGGCGGCACCGCCGGGCTGGTGACGCTGGAGGACCTCATTGAGGAAATCGTGGGGGAGATCGTGGATGAGTACGACTCCAACGATGCGGAGGTCACCGACTTGGGTGATGGCACGTACCGCGTCAGTTCACGGATGAGCATCGACGACCTCGGCGAGCTTTTCGACATTGACCTCGACGACGACGAAGTGGACACGGTGGGCGGCCTCCTGGCCAAGACCCTGGGCAAGGTGCCGATCGTGGGCAGCGCGGTGGAGGTGGATGGGATCTCCTTGAAAGCCGATAGGCTGGAAGGCCGGCGAAACCGGGTCAGCCATATCATTGCGGCAGCCATTCCAAAAGAAGACACTGACCTTGAAGACCTTCTCGACGAGGCCGACACAACGCAACAGGGAGTTCCACGTGAGCAAGCACAATAA
- the ybeY gene encoding rRNA maturation RNase YbeY, with amino-acid sequence MSIEVNNESGVQVDEAQLVTLSRFIFERLYIHPQAELSILLVDEPAMEKLHIELMDEPGATDVLSVPMDELTPGTPGKPAPQGMLGDIAICPQVAEVQARNAGHSTQDEMLLLCTHGILHLLGFDHAEPEEKEEMFGLQRELLSAFLGKDAPMETML; translated from the coding sequence ATGAGCATAGAGGTCAACAACGAGTCCGGCGTCCAGGTGGACGAGGCACAATTGGTGACGCTTTCACGCTTCATCTTCGAGCGCCTCTACATTCACCCCCAGGCCGAACTTTCCATCCTCCTGGTGGATGAACCTGCCATGGAAAAGCTCCACATCGAACTCATGGACGAACCCGGCGCTACCGATGTCCTGTCTGTTCCGATGGATGAGTTGACGCCGGGGACACCGGGTAAGCCGGCTCCGCAGGGCATGCTGGGCGACATCGCCATCTGCCCGCAAGTAGCCGAGGTACAAGCGCGCAACGCAGGTCATTCAACGCAGGATGAAATGCTCCTGCTCTGCACCCACGGAATCCTCCACCTGCTCGGTTTCGACCACGCCGAACCGGAGGAAAAGGAAGAAATGTTCGGCCTGCAGCGTGAGCTGCTGTCCGCGTTCCTTGGCAAGGACGCCCCCATGGAGACCATGCTGTGA
- a CDS encoding PhoH family protein, giving the protein MTESLNGRPKAGSVDTGPAEFPHSVPGARTEVVIFDNSDQMVQTLGSHDEALRYIEAQFPGVDFHVRGNELSFSGPSSDVPRIMRLLEEVRGLVGKGTVITPDVLQQLVSLLRSQSLQNPVEVLTHNILSSRGRTIRPKTLNQKNYVDAIDDNTVIFGIGPAGTGKTYLAMAKAVQALQLKEVSRIILTRPAVEAGERLGFLPGTLSDKIDPYLRPLYDALHDMMDPESIPRLMAAGTIEVAPLAYMRGRTLNDAFIILDEAQNTTAEQMKMFLTRLGFGSKMVVTGDITQVDLPFGATSGLRIVQEILNGIDGVNFTMLDASDVVRHRLVADIVSAYSKWDEKHRVRAQHTPIHDKRGEHR; this is encoded by the coding sequence ATGACAGAATCATTGAACGGGCGGCCCAAGGCCGGCAGCGTTGACACAGGTCCGGCCGAGTTCCCACACTCTGTCCCGGGCGCCCGGACGGAAGTTGTCATCTTCGACAACTCGGATCAGATGGTTCAGACCCTTGGCAGCCATGACGAGGCGTTGCGCTACATCGAAGCCCAGTTCCCCGGCGTCGACTTTCATGTGCGCGGCAACGAGCTCTCCTTCAGCGGACCGTCGAGCGATGTTCCCCGGATCATGCGGCTTCTGGAAGAAGTCCGCGGCCTGGTCGGCAAGGGGACGGTCATCACCCCGGACGTGCTGCAGCAACTCGTGTCACTGTTGCGCAGCCAGTCCCTGCAAAACCCCGTGGAAGTCCTGACCCACAACATCCTTTCGAGCCGCGGGCGCACCATCCGCCCCAAAACGCTCAACCAGAAGAACTATGTCGACGCCATCGACGACAACACCGTCATCTTCGGGATCGGTCCTGCGGGCACCGGCAAGACGTACCTCGCGATGGCCAAAGCCGTTCAGGCACTGCAGCTCAAGGAAGTCAGCCGCATCATCCTCACGAGGCCTGCCGTCGAGGCAGGAGAGCGCCTCGGCTTCCTGCCGGGAACGTTGAGCGACAAGATCGACCCGTACCTGCGTCCTTTGTATGACGCCTTGCACGACATGATGGACCCGGAATCGATCCCGCGCCTCATGGCTGCCGGGACCATTGAGGTCGCGCCGCTTGCGTACATGCGCGGCCGCACGCTCAACGACGCGTTCATCATCCTCGATGAGGCCCAGAACACCACCGCGGAACAGATGAAGATGTTCCTGACCCGCCTGGGCTTCGGCTCCAAGATGGTTGTCACGGGTGATATTACCCAGGTGGATCTGCCCTTCGGCGCCACGTCCGGTCTGCGCATCGTCCAGGAAATCCTCAACGGAATCGACGGCGTGAACTTTACGATGCTGGACGCTTCCGACGTCGTCAGGCACCGGCTGGTCGCCGACATCGTGTCCGCCTACAGCAAATGGGATGAAAAGCACCGGGTGCGTGCCCAGCACACGCCGATCCACGACAAACGGGGAGAACACCGATGA
- a CDS encoding GerMN domain-containing protein has product MLVTALTAALVLSGCIADRTGQGSTTPVPIPTAALQTAPESNAPLETTQASNKIPVYWIGRSDTDTFLYREFRDNPGNENPITTALRIMMSQKPLDHDFFTPWQNPGSLATSISGKNVVTVDVSRDAFNSNLDAGMAQRAVQELVYTATAAAASSGLIDSGQQIKVTILVDGHTDYMAFGQVKLGDPMVRDASMVAPVWIIDPQEDLTLPAGPVKFNGRSTDPSKKLHWQILRENSNGDKSSYLAGQTTASTVPGQGGVFSLTVGLGAGRYELRVSLVGPNDADVATDTRSFNVR; this is encoded by the coding sequence ATGCTTGTGACCGCCCTGACGGCTGCCTTGGTCCTGTCGGGTTGCATTGCCGACCGCACCGGACAGGGATCCACGACGCCGGTCCCCATCCCCACAGCTGCCCTGCAGACGGCTCCCGAGAGCAATGCTCCGCTCGAAACAACCCAGGCCTCAAACAAGATCCCCGTGTATTGGATCGGGCGCAGCGACACGGACACCTTCCTGTACCGCGAATTCCGTGACAACCCAGGCAATGAAAACCCCATCACCACGGCCCTGCGGATCATGATGTCCCAGAAGCCGTTGGATCACGATTTCTTCACTCCGTGGCAGAACCCGGGCAGCCTGGCAACCTCGATTTCCGGTAAGAACGTGGTCACGGTCGATGTTTCCCGCGACGCGTTCAATTCCAATCTCGATGCCGGGATGGCACAGCGGGCGGTCCAGGAACTCGTCTACACCGCTACCGCTGCGGCCGCGAGTTCAGGCCTGATCGATTCCGGACAGCAGATCAAAGTGACCATCCTGGTGGACGGGCACACGGACTACATGGCATTCGGACAGGTCAAACTAGGCGATCCGATGGTCCGCGACGCATCCATGGTGGCACCGGTGTGGATCATTGACCCGCAGGAGGATCTGACCTTGCCTGCCGGTCCGGTCAAGTTCAACGGCCGGAGCACGGACCCCTCGAAGAAACTGCATTGGCAAATCCTTCGCGAGAACTCAAATGGCGATAAGTCGTCCTACCTCGCCGGGCAGACCACCGCTTCGACGGTTCCCGGACAAGGCGGGGTCTTCAGCCTCACAGTGGGGCTCGGAGCAGGCCGCTATGAATTGCGGGTCTCCCTGGTGGGACCCAACGACGCCGACGTCGCAACGGATACCCGGAGTTTCAACGTTCGCTGA
- a CDS encoding 16S rRNA (uracil(1498)-N(3))-methyltransferase, with the protein MSNPVFFTAAGTLDGLGPGDSFVLDGAEARHAVTVKRLEIGEAVDIADGAGKRLTGSVTESGQGTLTVLASAVEEEHQPTVRLVLVQALAKGDRDELAVETATELGIDAVVPWQAERSIVRWKGDRAAKAHAKWQSVATAAAKQARRAWIPEVRAAVDGSGLAAAVAAADLAIILHEDAKRPLRDVLEKWQGEFSGADTGAGREVLLIVGPEGGISPREVTKLSDVGAVTALLGHHVLRSSTAGPAAVVLASDILGRW; encoded by the coding sequence GTGAGCAACCCCGTATTCTTCACAGCAGCCGGAACGCTTGACGGGCTCGGCCCTGGTGACTCTTTCGTGCTCGACGGCGCCGAAGCCAGGCATGCTGTCACCGTCAAGCGCTTGGAAATCGGCGAAGCCGTCGATATCGCCGACGGTGCCGGAAAACGGCTCACGGGCAGCGTGACGGAATCCGGGCAGGGAACCTTGACGGTCCTTGCCTCCGCTGTCGAGGAGGAGCACCAGCCAACCGTGCGGCTCGTGTTGGTCCAGGCCCTCGCGAAGGGCGACCGTGACGAGCTTGCCGTTGAGACGGCCACGGAACTCGGGATCGATGCCGTCGTGCCCTGGCAGGCGGAACGTTCCATTGTCCGTTGGAAGGGTGACCGGGCTGCAAAAGCCCACGCGAAGTGGCAATCCGTGGCCACCGCAGCCGCCAAGCAAGCGCGGCGCGCGTGGATCCCCGAGGTGCGTGCCGCCGTCGACGGCTCCGGCCTGGCTGCGGCGGTTGCCGCGGCCGACCTGGCGATCATCCTGCACGAGGACGCGAAACGTCCCCTGCGGGATGTTCTGGAGAAGTGGCAGGGCGAGTTTTCCGGCGCGGATACCGGAGCGGGACGGGAAGTCCTGCTCATCGTCGGCCCGGAGGGTGGTATTTCACCGCGCGAAGTGACGAAGCTCAGCGACGTCGGCGCCGTCACCGCGCTTCTGGGCCACCACGTGCTTCGCTCGTCGACGGCGGGTCCTGCCGCCGTCGTGCTGGCCAGCGACATCCTGGGGCGCTGGTAG
- the dnaJ gene encoding molecular chaperone DnaJ — translation MSSHYDVLGVSPEATGEEIKKAYRKLARKLHPDVNPGAGAAEEFKAVTHAYEVLSDPQKRRVYDATGNENGTDNGFGGGYAGQGFAFQDIFDTFFGGGGGGMQGPASRMRRGQDALISVRIDLREAVFGVNKKLEVDTAVICPTCEGSCCRPGTHPERCDICGGSGQVQRAVRSILGQVMTAAPCGSCEGFGSIIKDPCNECNGQGRIRSRRSLTVKVPGGVATGTRIQLSSQGEAGPAGGPPGDLYVEIRVNSDSTYIREGDDLHATLSVPMTAAALGTELQLETFDGPQEIDVKSGTQSGEVITLRGLGVTHLRGYGRGDLKVHLHVETPGKLDAAQEDLLRQLAKLRGEQFTEGKLVASGGMFAKLRDKLGNL, via the coding sequence TTGAGCAGTCACTATGACGTTCTGGGCGTCTCGCCGGAAGCAACCGGCGAGGAGATCAAGAAGGCCTACCGCAAGCTCGCACGCAAGCTGCACCCCGATGTGAACCCCGGGGCTGGCGCTGCCGAGGAATTTAAGGCGGTGACCCACGCTTACGAGGTCCTCTCCGACCCCCAGAAGCGCCGCGTCTACGACGCCACCGGCAACGAGAACGGGACCGACAACGGTTTCGGCGGAGGCTACGCGGGCCAGGGATTCGCCTTCCAGGACATCTTCGACACCTTCTTTGGCGGAGGAGGCGGCGGCATGCAGGGCCCCGCATCACGCATGCGCCGGGGGCAGGACGCCCTGATCAGTGTGCGCATCGACTTGCGCGAGGCGGTGTTCGGTGTCAACAAAAAGCTTGAGGTGGACACCGCTGTCATCTGTCCCACGTGCGAAGGCTCATGCTGCCGTCCGGGCACCCACCCGGAGCGCTGCGACATCTGTGGCGGCTCGGGCCAGGTCCAGCGGGCTGTCCGCTCGATCCTCGGCCAGGTCATGACCGCCGCACCGTGTGGATCGTGCGAAGGATTCGGCTCGATCATCAAGGATCCTTGTAATGAGTGCAACGGCCAGGGCCGCATCCGCAGCCGCCGTTCGCTGACGGTCAAGGTGCCGGGCGGCGTCGCTACCGGGACTCGCATCCAGCTGTCGTCGCAAGGCGAAGCAGGTCCCGCGGGTGGTCCTCCAGGTGACCTCTACGTGGAGATCCGGGTCAACAGCGATTCCACCTACATCCGGGAAGGCGACGACCTTCACGCGACGCTGAGCGTTCCCATGACTGCCGCGGCACTGGGTACCGAGCTGCAGCTAGAGACTTTCGACGGTCCCCAGGAGATCGACGTCAAGTCAGGCACGCAGTCCGGCGAAGTCATCACCCTGCGTGGACTGGGCGTCACCCATCTCCGCGGCTACGGCAGGGGAGACCTCAAGGTGCACCTGCACGTTGAGACGCCCGGCAAGCTCGATGCCGCACAGGAAGACCTGCTTCGCCAACTGGCCAAATTGCGCGGAGAGCAATTCACCGAAGGCAAGCTTGTGGCCAGTGGCGGTATGTTCGCGAAGCTGCGGGACAAGCTCGGTAACCTGTAG
- the hrcA gene encoding heat-inducible transcriptional repressor HrcA, which translates to MSEPRKLEVLRAIVEDYVHSREPVGSKALVERHHLGVSSATIRNDMALLEEEGLIAAPHTSAGRIPTDKGYRLFVDRISEVKPLSAAERRAIHSLLEGPDDVEDILERTVRLLSQLTNQVAVVQYPHLSRARVRHIEFVLLAPRQVLVVLIADSGKVEQGVVHAATDATDEELMALRARFLGSIAGSQLDLMPQVLPSVVALCPPALRNLAGALAHGLDRLAERSRDERMVMAGTANLARSNVDFPLSIGPVLEALEEQVVMLRLLSDMAEDPRGVTVSIGSENPYDGLSEASVVATGYGPGSSAKIGILGPTRMDYPNTMAAVRAVARYLSRILGG; encoded by the coding sequence GTGAGCGAACCACGCAAGCTTGAAGTGTTACGCGCCATCGTGGAGGACTACGTTCACTCCCGCGAGCCAGTCGGCTCCAAAGCCTTGGTCGAACGGCACCATTTGGGAGTGTCGAGCGCAACCATCCGCAATGACATGGCCCTCTTGGAAGAAGAAGGCCTCATTGCGGCACCACACACGAGTGCGGGCCGCATTCCTACGGACAAGGGCTACCGCCTGTTCGTCGACCGTATTTCCGAGGTCAAGCCGCTTTCGGCCGCCGAGCGCCGTGCCATCCACTCGTTGCTTGAGGGACCCGACGACGTCGAGGACATCCTTGAGCGCACCGTCCGGCTCCTCTCCCAACTGACCAACCAGGTCGCCGTCGTCCAGTATCCGCACCTGAGCCGGGCGCGCGTCCGGCACATTGAGTTTGTCCTTTTGGCACCGCGCCAGGTCTTGGTGGTATTGATCGCCGATTCGGGCAAAGTGGAACAGGGCGTTGTGCACGCAGCAACAGACGCCACTGACGAAGAGCTCATGGCCTTGCGCGCGCGATTCCTTGGAAGCATTGCCGGCTCCCAGCTCGACCTCATGCCGCAAGTCCTGCCCTCGGTGGTTGCCTTGTGCCCTCCGGCGCTTCGGAACCTTGCGGGCGCCCTTGCCCATGGTCTGGACAGGCTTGCCGAGCGGAGCCGCGACGAACGCATGGTCATGGCAGGCACGGCAAACCTGGCCCGCTCCAACGTGGACTTCCCCCTGAGCATCGGCCCGGTCCTCGAAGCGCTCGAGGAGCAGGTGGTCATGTTGCGGCTGTTGTCGGACATGGCGGAGGACCCCCGGGGCGTCACGGTGAGCATCGGCAGCGAAAACCCCTATGACGGCCTCTCCGAGGCTTCGGTGGTTGCCACGGGCTACGGTCCGGGCAGCAGTGCCAAGATCGGCATTCTTGGACCCACCCGCATGGACTACCCCAACACCATGGCGGCCGTACGTGCCGTCGCACGCTACCTTTCCCGCATTCTGGGCGGCTGA
- a CDS encoding DUF3097 domain-containing protein has translation MSYDNWGPQDLSSPAKRQLPEVPVERGMVLEDVQSGWVGAVTRVEKSGGMHIVVLEDRRGKTKSFRLGFGFLLEGQAVKLLPPAPRAAAAKGAAQAGRTASGSVRVAGQRAQVAKASRIWVEGKHDAELVEKVWGDDLRVEGIVVEPLHGVDDLKAAIAAFSPGPGRRLGILVDHLVPDSKESRIAADAMTLQGAAGNVLIVGHPYVDVWQAIRPKVLGIEQWPTIARGTDWKTGILRSFGWPHETAEDVGLGWQKLLGAVHSYADLEPSLLGRVEEVIDFLTVP, from the coding sequence GTGTCCTATGACAATTGGGGCCCGCAAGACCTCTCCTCGCCTGCCAAACGGCAACTGCCTGAGGTGCCGGTTGAACGCGGGATGGTTCTCGAGGACGTGCAGTCCGGTTGGGTCGGGGCCGTGACCAGGGTGGAGAAGTCCGGAGGCATGCACATTGTGGTGCTTGAGGATCGGCGGGGAAAGACCAAGTCGTTCCGGCTCGGCTTCGGATTCCTGCTGGAGGGACAGGCAGTGAAGCTCCTGCCGCCGGCGCCACGCGCAGCGGCCGCAAAGGGCGCGGCGCAAGCAGGCAGGACGGCATCGGGATCCGTCCGCGTGGCCGGCCAGCGCGCCCAAGTCGCGAAGGCGAGCCGGATCTGGGTGGAAGGCAAGCACGACGCAGAACTTGTGGAAAAGGTCTGGGGAGATGATCTCCGGGTGGAGGGCATCGTCGTCGAGCCCTTGCACGGCGTGGACGATCTCAAGGCTGCCATTGCCGCGTTCTCCCCCGGCCCGGGCCGCCGGCTCGGAATCCTCGTGGACCACTTGGTACCGGATTCGAAGGAGTCGCGGATTGCTGCCGACGCCATGACGCTGCAGGGTGCCGCGGGAAACGTCCTGATCGTAGGACATCCCTATGTGGACGTCTGGCAGGCAATCCGGCCCAAGGTGTTGGGGATCGAGCAATGGCCGACCATCGCGCGTGGCACGGATTGGAAGACCGGCATCCTGAGGTCGTTCGGCTGGCCGCATGAGACGGCCGAAGACGTCGGACTGGGTTGGCAAAAGCTTCTGGGCGCCGTCCACAGCTACGCCGATCTGGAGCCCTCGTTGCTGGGTCGCGTGGAAGAAGTGATCGATTTCCTGACCGTGCCCTGA
- a CDS encoding DUF4870 domain-containing protein — protein sequence MADNAPDDRDGTSGQSQYHGVPANALPLTASEDRQWATLAHFGGILGCVPSLLIYLIFRERGPFTAQESKEALNFTLPPTIAAVLANVLVLLPVVGNLFAVLATAIWVAVTCFSVSAGIRVNHGQPHRYRLNLRWIK from the coding sequence GTGGCAGACAACGCTCCTGACGATCGGGACGGCACTTCGGGCCAGTCCCAGTACCACGGCGTTCCTGCCAACGCGCTGCCTTTGACCGCCTCGGAAGACCGGCAGTGGGCAACACTGGCGCACTTCGGCGGGATCCTTGGCTGCGTTCCTTCGCTCTTGATCTACCTGATCTTCCGCGAACGTGGCCCCTTCACGGCACAGGAATCCAAGGAAGCGCTCAACTTCACCTTGCCTCCGACGATTGCCGCAGTGCTCGCCAACGTCCTTGTCTTGCTCCCGGTGGTGGGAAACCTGTTCGCGGTCCTTGCCACGGCAATCTGGGTCGCAGTGACCTGCTTCTCGGTGTCAGCCGGAATCCGCGTCAACCACGGACAGCCGCACCGCTACCGCCTCAACCTGCGCTGGATCAAGTAG